The nucleotide sequence CAGGGCGGCTTCTTCCTCTGTTCTGTTGTGTAAAGGGAAAGCAAGACCCACACGGCCTACCCACCCGCCACCTTCTGTTGTTGAATACCCTTGTTGTTTGTTGTTCGCCCCCTTCAACAAACCCCAAAGCATTGATATAAACGGATACCACCCAACCAATTCTTTGACCTGGCCTTGACCTCACCTTCTCTCATAAACCCATCCAACTTTTGCCATCAACCCTTCACTTTCACCTCGGCACCCCTAGCCGCCAGAGTTTGTACACTTGGTTGTACGTACAGCAGAACTCTCTCATTGATCCTTAACCCTCCCTCGAGTCAAGAGAGTGAGAGCGTCTCGACTTTGGACTTTGACAGTCTTGGCATCGCCAATCATGGCTTCGTCATCTTCCTCCGTGCCGGAGTTGGCTGCCGCCTTCCCTGATGGCACTACCGACTTCAAGCCCATGAGGAACACCAAGGGCTACGACGTCAGCAAGCCGCACATTTCCGAGACACCTATGACACTCAAGAACTGGCATAAGCACGTCAACTGGCTCAACACCACCTTCATCTTGTTTGTGCCCCTGGCTGGTCTCATATCCACTTACTGGGTCCCTCTGCAGTGGAAGACGGCTGTATGGGCTGTCGTCTACTACTTCAACACCGGCCTGGGAATTACTGCCGGTAAGTGGCTCTTGAACAAACGAGCTAGGCCGCCGCCCTGTATCCAATCATCTGTATCCATCCCTAGATGCTAACTAGAAAACTTGCAGGTTACCACCGACTTTGGGCTCACAGCTCGTACAAGGCCTCGCTTCCGCTCAAAATCTACCTTGCCGCCGTTGGCGCTGGTGCCGTCGAGGGCTCCATCAGATGGTGGTCCAACGGTCACCGCGCACACCACCGATACACCGATACCGAGAAGGACCCCTACTCAgtccgcaagggtctcctgTACTCACACATGGGATGGATGCTTCTGAAGCAGAACCCCAAGAAGCAGGGCCGCACCGACATCACCGACCTGAACGAGGACCCCGTTGTCGTTTGGCAGCACCGCAACTTCCTCAAGTGTGTTATCTTCATGGCCCTCGTCTTCCCCACACTTGTGGCTGGCCTTGGCTGGGGTGACTACTGGGGAGGTTTCATCTACGGAGGTATTCTGCGTGTCTTCTTCGTCCAGCAGGCCACCTTCTGCGTCAACTCGCTTGCCCACTGGCTCGGTGACCAGCCTTTCGACGATCGCAACTCGCCGCGTGATCACGTCATCACAGCCCTGGTCACCCTTGGAGAGGGATACCACAACTTCCACCACGAGTTCCCTTCGGACTACCGCAACGCTATTGAGTGGTACCAGTATGACCCCACCAAGTGGTCAATCTGGATCTGGAAGCAGCTTGGTCTTGCCCACAACCTGAAGCAGTTCCGCCAAAACGAGATTGAGAAGGGACGCGTCCAGCAGCTGCAGAAGAAGCTCGACCAGAAGCGCGCCAAGCTTGATTGGGGTATTCCCTTGGAGCAGCTTCCCGTTGTTAGCTGGGATGACTTTGTTGAGCAGTCCAAGAACGGAAAGGCTTGGATTGCAGTTGCCGGTGTCATCCACGATGTTGGTGACTTCATCAAGGACCACCCTGGTGGCAGAGCTCTCATCAACTCGGCCATTGGCAAGGACGCAACCGCAATCTTCAACGGCGGTGTTTACAACCACTCCAACGCCGCTCACAACCTGCTCTCGACTATGCGTGTGGGTGTTTTGCGTGGCGGCTGCGAGGTTGAGATCTGGAAGCGCGCCCAgtccgaaaacaaggacgTCTCAACCGTCGTTGATTCTTCGGGTAACCGCATCGTCCGCGCGGGTGGGCAAGCGACCAAGGTCGTCCAGCCTGTTCCGGGTGCTCAGGCCGCGTGATACCTGACGTTTCAGTTTTATTCGGTTACGGTCAGGCTCGTCGATCACAGAGGGCTATGAAGGCCGCATAGTTGTCCAGACCCCTTGATGGGTCGGGGCGCCGTGCATTGCTCTGCGATGAGCCAGCCAACGACTGCTGCTTTCGCTGTCATTTGTTGGGCGTTGAGGTTAAGGGTTTTCTTTGTCTTGTTCTTGGGCGACTCTTTATAATATGTGGCATTTGTTATGATTGTTGTTAGAAGGTGATCAAAATTGTTGGTGAGCTACAGCAGGCCGGATCAGCTTGGATTGACTACCTGGCTTATTCTTGCCTGCTCTGTACATAGATGGTGTCATCACTCACATCAAAATCTAGTCACATATTGGTGACTATGTTCTCCATCTTACTGCCTGCATGCGTGAACAACCACTGCTTTGAGCATAACATCTGGAAATGCTTGTGATGTCGAGTTTCCTTTTGGCCCCTAGGCAGTCACTTCCTAGACACTAAAATCTTTTTTTGAAAATGCCGCGAGAACGGAGCCTAATGGGCCCGGGACAGCGTCTATTATAGACGGAGGTTACGTTTAATGTCGCGGAGTTTGTCCTTAGAATAAGCACGGCCAGGGCTCAGAGTTGTATGTGTgtgagggggggggggggggggaagccGAAGTGATATAGTGATGTGCGCCTACGTACATACGGATGGGAGAAGAAGACTGCGCTAGGCATTCCGTATTAGAGAGACCAGTCAACCTGCCGG is from Pyricularia oryzae 70-15 chromosome 2, whole genome shotgun sequence and encodes:
- a CDS encoding acyl-CoA desaturase → MASSSSSVPELAAAFPDGTTDFKPMRNTKGYDVSKPHISETPMTLKNWHKHVNWLNTTFILFVPLAGLISTYWVPLQWKTAVWAVVYYFNTGLGITAGYHRLWAHSSYKASLPLKIYLAAVGAGAVEGSIRWWSNGHRAHHRYTDTEKDPYSVRKGLLYSHMGWMLLKQNPKKQGRTDITDLNEDPVVVWQHRNFLKCVIFMALVFPTLVAGLGWGDYWGGFIYGGILRVFFVQQATFCVNSLAHWLGDQPFDDRNSPRDHVITALVTLGEGYHNFHHEFPSDYRNAIEWYQYDPTKWSIWIWKQLGLAHNLKQFRQNEIEKGRVQQLQKKLDQKRAKLDWGIPLEQLPVVSWDDFVEQSKNGKAWIAVAGVIHDVGDFIKDHPGGRALINSAIGKDATAIFNGGVYNHSNAAHNLLSTMRVGVLRGGCEVEIWKRAQSENKDVSTVVDSSGNRIVRAGGQATKVVQPVPGAQAA